The Chloroflexota bacterium genome has a window encoding:
- a CDS encoding Gfo/Idh/MocA family oxidoreductase translates to MARIAEERRASGGQPRTLKVGVAGLGVGSAMIIPTIERMSETELVAAADIRPDAVKAFEQRYEGRGYSSVEALCADPEIDVVWVATPNNLHCQHVKTAVEHGKHVVCEKPMALSVAECEEMVEAAEKRNVKLLCGHTYSLNPSIQAMRQVVKSGELGRLTAVANWLYSDWLLKPRMPEELDVNRGGGVVYRHGPHIIDTIRTLGGGMLRSVRAMVGAWMPERPAPENFSAYLEFEDGTPATISYNGYGYFNTADLVWGIGDRMYTEEEAVRVRRALRSKSLDVAQQKEDLRERTRSGTDQAEGARSGRRIATGNWFGITVVSCERGNIRQSPDGLLIYDDDGHHELPVHGEGASGNAELRELHAAITRGEPISHDGRWGMATLEVCVAILQSARERREIMLTHQCPTRD, encoded by the coding sequence GTGGCAAGAATCGCGGAAGAGCGTCGCGCGAGCGGTGGGCAGCCGCGCACACTGAAGGTCGGGGTGGCCGGTTTGGGCGTTGGCAGCGCGATGATCATTCCGACCATCGAACGGATGAGCGAAACCGAGCTGGTGGCCGCCGCCGACATTCGGCCCGACGCGGTCAAAGCCTTCGAACAACGCTATGAGGGGCGGGGATACAGCAGCGTCGAAGCGCTGTGCGCAGACCCCGAGATCGACGTGGTCTGGGTTGCCACGCCGAACAATCTCCACTGCCAGCACGTCAAGACGGCCGTCGAGCATGGCAAGCACGTCGTCTGCGAGAAGCCCATGGCGCTCTCGGTCGCGGAGTGCGAGGAGATGGTCGAGGCCGCGGAGAAACGGAATGTGAAGCTCCTGTGCGGCCATACGTACAGCTTGAACCCCTCGATCCAGGCAATGCGCCAGGTCGTAAAGTCCGGCGAGCTGGGCCGGCTCACGGCCGTCGCGAACTGGCTCTACTCCGACTGGCTCCTGAAGCCCCGCATGCCGGAGGAGCTGGACGTCAATCGGGGCGGCGGCGTCGTCTACCGACACGGTCCCCACATTATCGATACGATTCGGACCCTCGGCGGCGGGATGCTGCGCAGCGTGCGCGCGATGGTCGGCGCCTGGATGCCGGAGCGGCCCGCACCGGAAAATTTCTCCGCGTACCTGGAATTCGAGGATGGCACACCCGCGACCATCTCTTACAACGGCTACGGCTACTTCAATACAGCCGATCTGGTTTGGGGCATTGGCGATCGGATGTATACGGAAGAGGAGGCCGTGCGCGTGCGTCGCGCGCTGCGGAGCAAGAGCCTCGACGTGGCCCAACAGAAGGAGGACCTCCGCGAGCGGACGCGGAGCGGCACGGATCAGGCGGAAGGTGCCCGATCGGGCCGACGCATCGCGACCGGGAACTGGTTTGGGATCACGGTGGTGAGCTGCGAGCGCGGCAATATCCGCCAGTCACCGGACGGGCTGCTAATCTACGACGACGATGGCCACCACGAACTCCCCGTGCACGGCGAAGGGGCATCCGGAAACGCGGAGCTCCGGGAGCTCCACGCGGCGATCACGCGCGGGGAGCCGATCTCCCACGACGGTCGGTGGGGAATGGCGACCCTCGAAGTGTGCGTCGCGATTCTCCAATCAGCGCGCGAACGGCGCGAGATCATGTTGACGCACCAGTGCCCGACTCGTGACTGA
- a CDS encoding response regulator, protein MTGKVLVVEDDDSLRDVVCTVLEMEGYVVFGAGTGQAALDQVEKNTPEVILLDVSFPQMDGAAFFAELERLKLEARPKVIVLTADTRGRQIADDIGASGYMEKPFSIPALLQQIEQILAQA, encoded by the coding sequence ATGACAGGAAAGGTTCTGGTCGTCGAGGACGATGACAGCCTGCGAGATGTCGTGTGCACCGTACTCGAGATGGAAGGCTACGTGGTGTTCGGCGCGGGAACGGGCCAGGCCGCCCTTGACCAAGTTGAGAAGAACACGCCCGAGGTGATCCTGCTGGACGTGAGCTTTCCTCAGATGGACGGCGCGGCCTTCTTCGCCGAGCTGGAGCGGCTCAAGCTGGAGGCCAGGCCGAAGGTCATCGTGCTCACGGCCGACACCCGGGGGCGGCAGATCGCCGACGACATCGGCGCCAGTGGATACATGGAAAAGCCATTCTCCATCCCTGCCCTCCTCCAACAGATCGAACAGATCCTGGCCCAAGCCTGA